The following is a genomic window from Pseudomonadota bacterium.
AAGCTGCGCTTCGACACTAATATCGCCGGCCTTAGCATCATCCGGGTGCGCAGTTTTGATGTCGCGACCTTCGTAGCCTTTGGCGCGGCGCAATTAGGCATTGCCGGCTCTGATGTGCTGATGGAATTCGATTACCGCGAGCTCTACGCGCCACTCGATCTCGGTATCGGCAAATGCCGCATGGCGGTCGCCGAGCCCACTCAATTGGCATCGGAAGATGATCCATCGCGTTGGAGCCACGTGCGTGTCGCCACTAAATATCCGCACGTCACTCAGCGCCATTTCGCGGCGCGCGGCGTGCAGGCCGAGTGTATCAAACTGCACGGCGCGATGGAGCTGGCGCCCGGCCTTGGCCTTTGCCGCCGGGTCGTCGATCTGGTGCATTCAGGCGCGACGCTCGCGGCCAACGATCTGGTCGAGGTCGAACATATCGCTGATGTCTCCGCCCGCCTAGTGATCAACCGCGCCGCGATGAAGACCCGCGCCGAGGAAATGCAAGGCTGGGTGCAACGCTTCCGGGAAGCCGTCAATGTTGCGCAGGCTCAATAGCGCCCAAGCCGGCTTCGAGGCCGAATTCGCCACATTGCTGGCGGAGAGGAGCGACGGGCCGAGCGACAATACCGCCAAGGTCGCGGAAATCATTGCCGACGTGCGGGCGCGCGGTGACGCCGCGCTGTTGGAATATACCGCCCGCTTCGACGACCTTGATTTAAGCGCGGCGGAACTCCGCCTCAAGCCAGAAGAAATCGCGGCAGCAGCAGCGCAATGCCCGGCTGAAACCCGGGCTGCACTCGTCTTCGCGGCGAAACGCATCGAAGATTTTCACCAGCGGCAAATGCCGGCCGATCTCGACTACGTCGACGCTTCGGGCGTGCGCCTCGGCGCGCGCTGGGGCGCGCTCGCGGCAGCCGGCCTCTATGTGCCGGGCGGCACCGCAGCTTATCCGAGTTCGGTGCTGATGAATGCCATTCCCGCCAAGGTGGCCGGCGTGGCGCGTATCGTCGTGACCGTGCCGACGCCGGGC
Proteins encoded in this region:
- the hisG gene encoding ATP phosphoribosyltransferase → MTDELIFALPKGRILKEAAPLLAHAGIEPEAAFFTDESRKLRFDTNIAGLSIIRVRSFDVATFVAFGAAQLGIAGSDVLMEFDYRELYAPLDLGIGKCRMAVAEPTQLASEDDPSRWSHVRVATKYPHVTQRHFAARGVQAECIKLHGAMELAPGLGLCRRVVDLVHSGATLAANDLVEVEHIADVSARLVINRAAMKTRAEEMQGWVQRFREAVNVAQAQ